One genomic segment of Streptomyces sp. NBC_00239 includes these proteins:
- a CDS encoding polysaccharide lyase 6 family protein yields MQRRTFLTGTLLGAAAAAAPFSVLTAGTASAATVTVGSVSDLQKAIDRAVAGDRIVLADGTYTVPSGGIAISGRNGTTSAPITIVAESRGGAVLQGQRGFVLANSSNITISGFAFRQSTTLEIPASCPRIRLTRNDFRFADVSGLDWVVVRGDDAKIDRNSFHDKTTEGIFVVLDGPGTTAVAQRLTLLRNHFSDHSYAGANGGESIRLGVSSRALSVADAVVEYNLFERCDGDPEAVSVKSSGNTIRYNTLRDSRGGIVLRHGNETTVEGNHLLDGGEGIRVYGNDHLVVNNLLAGLSGRALVIGSGTTRDHHAGESTEERRGNDACDRALILHNTLVGNTGSLSGETRTYEPKDVVIADNLLVGSAGNLVAMGKTTGFTWQGNILWGTAANGTIPAGGYRRVDPLLRKESDGAFRLAAGSPAIGAATFTGVSVAEDVDGHARGSARDVGADEYTTATPVRRPLTTADVGPNAA; encoded by the coding sequence ATGCAGCGACGTACGTTCCTCACCGGCACCCTGCTCGGGGCGGCGGCCGCCGCCGCGCCGTTCTCGGTCCTGACGGCCGGCACCGCCTCGGCGGCCACGGTGACGGTCGGCTCCGTGAGCGACCTCCAGAAGGCGATCGACCGGGCGGTGGCGGGCGACCGGATCGTCCTCGCCGACGGCACGTACACCGTCCCCTCGGGCGGCATAGCGATCTCCGGCAGGAACGGCACCACCAGCGCGCCGATCACGATCGTCGCGGAATCCCGCGGTGGCGCGGTGCTCCAGGGCCAGCGCGGCTTCGTCCTCGCCAACTCGAGCAACATCACCATCAGCGGCTTCGCCTTCCGCCAGAGCACCACCCTGGAGATCCCGGCGAGCTGCCCGCGCATCCGGCTCACCCGCAACGACTTCCGGTTCGCCGACGTCAGCGGCCTCGACTGGGTCGTCGTACGCGGCGACGACGCCAAGATCGACCGGAACTCCTTCCACGACAAGACGACCGAGGGCATCTTCGTCGTCCTCGACGGCCCCGGCACGACCGCCGTCGCACAGCGCCTGACGCTCCTGCGCAACCACTTCTCCGACCACAGCTACGCCGGCGCCAACGGTGGCGAGTCGATCCGGCTCGGCGTCAGCAGCCGCGCGCTGTCCGTCGCCGACGCGGTCGTCGAGTACAACCTGTTCGAGCGGTGCGACGGCGACCCCGAGGCCGTCTCCGTGAAGTCCTCCGGCAACACGATCCGCTACAACACGCTGCGCGACAGCCGCGGCGGCATCGTGCTGCGGCACGGCAACGAGACCACCGTCGAGGGCAACCACCTGCTCGACGGCGGCGAGGGCATCCGCGTCTACGGGAACGACCACCTGGTCGTCAACAACCTCCTCGCCGGACTCTCCGGCCGGGCCCTGGTCATCGGCAGCGGCACCACCCGCGACCACCACGCGGGCGAGAGCACCGAGGAGCGCCGCGGCAACGACGCCTGCGACCGCGCGCTGATCCTCCACAACACCCTCGTCGGCAACACCGGTTCGCTCTCGGGCGAGACCCGCACCTACGAGCCGAAGGACGTGGTCATCGCCGACAACCTCCTGGTCGGCAGCGCCGGCAACCTGGTCGCCATGGGCAAGACCACCGGCTTCACCTGGCAGGGCAACATCCTGTGGGGGACCGCCGCCAACGGCACCATCCCCGCCGGCGGCTACCGCCGGGTCGACCCGCTCCTGCGGAAGGAGTCCGACGGCGCCTTCCGGCTGGCGGCGGGCAGCCCGGCGATCGGCGCGGCGACCTTCACCGGCGTGTCCGTGGCCGAGGACGTCGACGGCCACGCGCGCGGCAGCGCCCGCGACGTCGGCGCCGACGAGTACACGACCGCGACCCCGGTCCGCCGCCCCCTCACCACGGCCGACGTCGGCCCGAACGCCGCGTAA
- a CDS encoding phenylalanine--tRNA ligase beta subunit-related protein — MRAPALRAGGKPPGAAGPTRFAAVVAAVDPAALGTLLERRRQELAESDGVFARAAEVAEVYARWFDAHGVTCPLPGQIAGARRKGLPAIGPAVDTLLYAELTTGVLMGVQDADTIDGDLLFDRAEQGETFEGFRTTVTCAQDEPVVRDGTAIVASVIQGPDRRTSVTKASRHLVFTVYDAPGLAAADFDGGVHLLSELLTASGAVPEVLEVRL; from the coding sequence GTGAGAGCCCCAGCACTGAGGGCGGGCGGGAAGCCGCCCGGAGCGGCCGGGCCGACCCGCTTCGCCGCCGTCGTGGCAGCGGTGGACCCCGCTGCCCTCGGCACCCTCCTCGAACGGCGCCGCCAGGAACTGGCGGAGTCGGACGGGGTGTTCGCACGCGCGGCGGAGGTCGCCGAGGTCTACGCCCGCTGGTTCGACGCCCACGGCGTCACCTGCCCGCTGCCCGGCCAGATCGCCGGCGCCCGCCGCAAGGGCCTGCCCGCGATCGGGCCGGCCGTCGACACCCTGCTGTACGCCGAGCTGACCACGGGCGTGCTGATGGGAGTCCAGGACGCCGACACCATCGACGGCGACCTGCTCTTCGACCGGGCGGAGCAGGGCGAGACCTTCGAGGGCTTCCGCACCACCGTCACCTGCGCGCAGGACGAGCCCGTGGTCCGGGACGGGACCGCGATCGTCGCCTCCGTGATCCAGGGCCCCGACCGCCGCACCAGCGTCACCAAGGCCTCCCGGCACCTCGTCTTCACCGTGTACGACGCACCCGGCCTGGCCGCCGCGGACTTCGACGGCGGCGTCCACCTCCTGAGCGAACTCCTCACCGCGTCCGGGGCCGTCCCCGAGGTGCTGGAGGTACGGCTGTGA
- the pdxR gene encoding MocR-like pyridoxine biosynthesis transcription factor PdxR codes for MTWHVMLEVRRDSEEPLGSQIADQLRRQVEQGRLAPRTRLPSSRQLAQDLQVSRSVVVEVYEKLTGEGLLESVRGSGTRVAAHADTRIRKPVVLVDRTVPSARFNLLPGTPNAATFPHREWTASYQRAVTTARYQGLGYPPLLGVDQLRTELVAYLGRVRGVLGHADNTMVTGGFAHGLGLICAALRELGIDRLAVEDPSHDRQRQFIEENGIRTLAVPVGPEGVEIEQLYASGVRAVLVTPSHQFPLGVPMSAHRQQELVRWARDTDGWIIEDDYDGGLWLEHRGRHLALQPVDPDRVIYAGTASKLLAPGLRLGWLVLPAALTRMMEMIRVRRDLGCDGLMQLAFADFLRSGLLDGHLRKMRTRYRAQHAMLTQAVEQYLPAATLLGPVAGLHVVAALPHGADEDHLVAQALQRSVLVKGSKAYYDDPSTARPGLVLGYTALGRSGISEAVRRIGEAYAQQPAAARPPAV; via the coding sequence GTGACGTGGCACGTCATGTTGGAGGTGCGGCGCGACAGTGAGGAACCACTGGGTTCCCAGATCGCCGACCAGCTGCGCCGACAAGTGGAGCAGGGGCGGCTCGCGCCCCGCACGAGACTGCCGTCCAGCCGTCAACTCGCCCAGGACCTGCAGGTGTCCCGCAGCGTCGTGGTCGAGGTGTACGAAAAGCTCACCGGGGAAGGCCTGCTGGAGTCCGTCCGCGGCTCCGGCACCCGGGTCGCCGCCCACGCCGACACCCGGATCAGGAAACCCGTGGTGCTCGTCGACCGGACCGTCCCCTCGGCCCGTTTCAACCTCCTGCCGGGCACGCCGAACGCGGCGACGTTCCCGCACCGCGAATGGACGGCCTCCTACCAGCGGGCCGTGACCACCGCCCGCTACCAGGGCCTCGGCTACCCGCCCCTGCTCGGCGTCGACCAGCTGCGCACGGAGCTGGTCGCCTACCTCGGCCGGGTCCGCGGCGTGCTGGGGCACGCCGACAACACCATGGTGACGGGCGGCTTCGCGCACGGCCTGGGGCTCATCTGCGCGGCCCTGCGCGAACTGGGCATCGACCGGCTGGCGGTCGAGGACCCCAGCCACGACCGGCAGCGCCAGTTCATCGAGGAGAACGGGATCCGCACCCTGGCCGTGCCGGTGGGCCCGGAGGGCGTGGAGATCGAGCAGCTCTACGCCAGCGGCGTTCGGGCCGTCCTGGTCACGCCCTCGCACCAGTTCCCGCTCGGCGTGCCCATGTCCGCGCATCGGCAGCAGGAGCTGGTGCGCTGGGCGCGGGACACCGACGGCTGGATCATCGAGGACGACTACGACGGCGGGCTCTGGCTGGAGCACCGCGGCCGCCACCTGGCGCTCCAGCCCGTCGACCCCGACCGCGTGATCTACGCCGGCACGGCGAGCAAACTCCTCGCGCCCGGCCTGCGGCTGGGCTGGCTGGTGCTGCCGGCCGCGCTGACCCGGATGATGGAGATGATCCGGGTCAGGCGCGACCTGGGCTGCGACGGACTGATGCAGCTGGCCTTCGCGGACTTCCTGCGCAGCGGTCTCCTCGACGGGCACCTGCGCAAGATGCGCACCCGCTACCGGGCCCAGCACGCGATGCTGACGCAGGCCGTCGAGCAGTACCTGCCGGCCGCGACCCTCCTCGGGCCCGTCGCCGGCCTGCACGTCGTCGCCGCGCTCCCGCACGGCGCGGACGAGGACCACCTGGTCGCCCAGGCCCTCCAGCGGTCCGTCCTGGTCAAGGGGAGCAAGGCGTACTACGACGATCCGTCGACGGCCCGGCCCGGGCTGGTCCTCGGGTACACCGCCCTGGGCCGGTCGGGCATCTCCGAGGCGGTCCGGCGCATCGGAGAGGCCTACGCGCAGCAGCCCGCCGCGGCGCGCCCGCCGGCCGTCTGA
- a CDS encoding ATP-grasp domain-containing protein: protein MPSPSPTDPLDRGDHPLLLLISPMDQETRGHLLESVARDHRIWLFSDREPGWETPFITGHTRVDTLDADGMTRAALAVAPDAVLCWDETRILPAARVARALGLPGLTPEAVLTCRDKHLTRLAVAEAGGPQARSTAVSTLTEAYEAAAATGYPVVVKPRALVGSTGTRLARTPEELAEVFPGIRGTTMDEVRERFEQPVLVEEYLDGPEISVDALIWDGEVTPLFVARKELSPPPHFEEVGHGVDAADPLLADPELLRALTTVHAAVGVTRGWTHSEWRLTARGPALVEVNARSGGDFISYLGLLATGWDAGLAAARLSLGQRPEQGEASCGAAAVRFLYPDEETVVGRVTIDRDRLPAGIRIARVVARPGHVLELPPASHTGRYAMLVAAADGAEGCRATLDAAEDAVLLEAAEPLPIPR from the coding sequence ATGCCGTCCCCGTCCCCGACGGACCCGCTCGACCGCGGTGACCACCCGCTGCTCCTCCTGATCAGCCCCATGGACCAGGAGACCCGCGGCCACCTGCTGGAGTCCGTGGCGCGCGACCACCGGATCTGGCTCTTCTCCGACCGCGAGCCCGGCTGGGAGACGCCGTTCATCACCGGTCACACGCGCGTCGACACCCTGGACGCCGACGGCATGACCCGGGCGGCCCTCGCCGTGGCCCCCGACGCGGTCCTGTGCTGGGACGAGACCCGCATCCTCCCGGCCGCCCGGGTGGCCCGCGCCCTCGGCCTGCCGGGGCTCACCCCGGAAGCCGTACTGACCTGCCGGGACAAGCACCTCACCCGCCTCGCGGTGGCCGAGGCCGGCGGCCCGCAGGCCCGCTCCACCGCCGTCTCGACGCTCACCGAGGCGTACGAGGCGGCCGCGGCGACCGGCTACCCGGTCGTGGTCAAGCCCCGCGCGCTCGTGGGCAGCACGGGCACCCGGCTGGCCCGCACCCCCGAGGAACTCGCCGAGGTCTTCCCCGGCATCCGCGGCACCACCATGGACGAGGTCCGCGAGCGCTTCGAACAGCCCGTGCTCGTCGAGGAGTACCTCGACGGCCCCGAGATCAGCGTCGACGCGCTGATCTGGGACGGCGAGGTGACCCCGCTCTTCGTCGCCCGCAAGGAACTCAGCCCGCCCCCGCACTTCGAGGAAGTCGGCCACGGCGTCGACGCCGCCGACCCGCTGCTCGCCGACCCCGAACTGCTGCGCGCCCTGACCACCGTGCACGCCGCCGTCGGCGTCACCCGCGGCTGGACGCACTCCGAGTGGCGCCTCACCGCCCGCGGACCCGCACTGGTCGAGGTCAACGCCCGCAGCGGCGGCGACTTCATCTCCTACCTCGGCCTGCTGGCCACCGGCTGGGACGCCGGCCTGGCGGCCGCCCGGCTCTCGCTCGGACAGCGCCCCGAACAGGGCGAGGCGAGCTGCGGGGCCGCCGCCGTACGCTTCCTCTACCCCGACGAGGAGACCGTCGTCGGACGCGTCACCATCGACCGCGACCGGCTGCCCGCCGGCATCCGGATCGCCCGGGTGGTCGCACGGCCCGGCCACGTCCTGGAACTCCCGCCCGCCTCGCACACCGGCCGGTACGCCATGCTCGTCGCGGCCGCCGACGGCGCGGAGGGCTGCCGGGCGACGCTCGACGCGGCCGAGGACGCGGTCCTCCTCGAAGCCGCCGAGCCGCTCCCGATCCCCCGGTGA
- a CDS encoding MFS transporter, with protein MSVAGETRTGEAEAAGVLLTWREAPLPVKAVIAGIMVNRLGGFLQVFLVLYMVAGGYPEVRAGFALAAHGAGAVAGILLGGWLVGRIGVRASIVSSMTANAALTAALLYAGSYPVMLLLAAGTGAASQVYRPASAELVSRLTGEERRVMVFAMYRLATNIGTTAAPLIGAALVAHSYTLLFWAEAAAALAVAVFAARILPRDRPGAATAAGPAGHGGARAQEAQEAAGGGGYRAVLRDRGFVLFLLAILGFSAVYTQYLSTLPLAVRERGLDVFVYGVLVAVNGLIVILCELAVTRKVQRWPARVATLAGILAVGIGLAAYALPWGIVGLVAATVVWSAGEIIGSPTMTAYPALAAAPENRSRYLGASQAMFGVGSAVGPAAGVAAWSLMGDAVWLACAAVAALAAAAAYAGMPAAANRPAKSG; from the coding sequence GTGAGCGTGGCGGGGGAGACCCGTACCGGCGAGGCCGAGGCGGCCGGCGTCCTGCTCACCTGGCGCGAGGCACCCCTGCCGGTCAAGGCGGTCATCGCCGGCATCATGGTGAACCGGCTCGGCGGCTTCCTCCAGGTGTTCCTGGTGCTCTACATGGTCGCCGGCGGATATCCGGAGGTGCGGGCGGGATTCGCGCTCGCCGCACACGGCGCGGGCGCGGTGGCGGGCATCCTCCTCGGCGGCTGGCTCGTCGGCCGGATCGGCGTCCGGGCCTCGATCGTCTCCTCGATGACGGCCAACGCGGCCCTCACCGCAGCGCTCCTGTACGCCGGGTCCTACCCGGTGATGCTGCTTCTCGCGGCCGGCACCGGCGCGGCGAGCCAGGTCTACCGGCCCGCGTCGGCCGAACTGGTCAGCCGGCTCACCGGCGAGGAGCGCCGCGTGATGGTGTTCGCCATGTACCGGCTCGCCACCAACATCGGGACCACCGCGGCGCCGCTGATCGGCGCCGCGCTCGTCGCCCACTCGTACACCCTGCTCTTCTGGGCGGAGGCGGCCGCCGCCCTGGCCGTCGCCGTGTTCGCCGCCCGGATCCTCCCGCGCGACCGGCCCGGCGCCGCGACGGCCGCCGGCCCGGCGGGCCACGGCGGCGCGCGGGCGCAGGAGGCACAGGAGGCGGCGGGCGGGGGCGGCTACCGGGCGGTGCTGCGCGACCGCGGCTTCGTCCTGTTCCTCCTCGCCATCCTCGGCTTCTCCGCGGTCTACACCCAGTACCTGTCGACGCTCCCGCTCGCCGTCCGCGAGCGCGGCCTGGACGTCTTCGTGTACGGGGTCCTCGTCGCCGTCAACGGCCTGATCGTCATCCTGTGCGAGCTGGCGGTGACCCGTAAGGTGCAGCGGTGGCCGGCCCGGGTCGCCACCCTCGCCGGCATCCTCGCCGTCGGCATCGGCCTCGCCGCCTACGCGCTGCCCTGGGGGATCGTCGGCCTGGTGGCCGCCACCGTCGTGTGGTCGGCCGGCGAGATCATCGGCTCGCCGACCATGACCGCCTACCCCGCGCTGGCCGCCGCGCCCGAGAACCGCAGCCGGTATCTGGGAGCCTCCCAGGCCATGTTCGGGGTGGGTTCGGCCGTGGGGCCCGCCGCGGGTGTCGCCGCGTGGTCGCTGATGGGCGACGCGGTGTGGCTCGCCTGCGCGGCCGTCGCCGCGCTCGCCGCGGCCGCCGCCTACGCCGGCATGCCCGCCGCGGCGAACCGCCCGGCGAAGTCCGGCTGA
- a CDS encoding flavin-containing monooxygenase, whose protein sequence is MGGARAGGDRAAAAVCVIGAGLSGLATAHALAARGVDFVCLEKAPDVGGMWRQEGAGERGPGYRSLHLNTAKQLTGYADFPMAADLPLYPRHSEVAAYLRSFAEWAGLLPRIELRTEVLSVRQDGDRAADGHGAGAATGGGWTVTSRDARGAVTRRRFTHVVVASGHNTEAALPDPLPPGAASFSGRILHSLDYRDGGDFAGQRVVVVGMGASGVDIASDLSRHAARTVLSVRRSLHVVPKQLYGISVDLIAEAPWWNEMSFPEQRTFVEQALYVARGKVSDYGLPEPDHPIFASAVTISDEILSRIRHGAVVPRPAIHALDGSRVSFADGTSEEADAIVYCTGFRMAFPFLAEGCPADPLERAVRLYKRVVAPDRPGLYFVGLIRPVGSITRLVEAQSRWVAGIAAGDVTLPSEDSMREEIGAYLRAIEKRYGRTEGASIQVDVGPYLRELRELQEA, encoded by the coding sequence TTGGGCGGGGCACGGGCCGGCGGCGATCGCGCCGCGGCCGCCGTGTGCGTCATCGGCGCGGGCCTGTCGGGGCTCGCGACGGCGCACGCGCTGGCGGCCAGGGGCGTCGACTTCGTCTGTCTGGAGAAGGCGCCGGACGTCGGAGGGATGTGGCGCCAGGAGGGCGCCGGCGAGCGGGGCCCCGGCTACCGGTCGCTGCACCTCAACACCGCCAAACAGCTCACCGGTTACGCCGACTTCCCGATGGCGGCCGACCTGCCCCTCTACCCGCGGCACAGCGAGGTCGCCGCGTACCTGCGCTCCTTCGCCGAGTGGGCCGGGCTGCTGCCCCGCATCGAACTGCGCACCGAAGTGCTCTCCGTACGGCAGGACGGCGACCGCGCCGCGGACGGACACGGCGCCGGCGCGGCCACCGGCGGCGGCTGGACGGTCACCAGCCGGGACGCCCGGGGGGCGGTGACACGGCGGCGGTTCACGCACGTGGTCGTCGCCTCCGGCCACAACACGGAGGCCGCGCTGCCCGATCCGCTGCCGCCGGGCGCCGCGTCCTTCTCCGGACGGATCCTGCACTCCCTCGACTACCGCGACGGCGGCGACTTCGCCGGGCAGCGGGTCGTCGTCGTCGGCATGGGCGCGTCGGGCGTGGACATCGCCTCGGACCTCTCCCGGCACGCCGCGCGGACCGTGCTGTCCGTCCGCCGCAGCCTGCACGTCGTGCCCAAGCAGCTCTACGGCATCTCCGTGGACCTGATCGCGGAGGCGCCGTGGTGGAACGAGATGTCCTTCCCCGAGCAGCGCACCTTCGTCGAGCAGGCGCTGTACGTGGCGCGGGGCAAGGTGTCGGACTACGGCCTGCCCGAGCCCGACCACCCGATCTTCGCCTCGGCCGTGACCATCTCGGACGAGATCCTCAGCCGGATCCGGCACGGCGCGGTCGTCCCGCGGCCCGCGATCCACGCCCTCGACGGCAGCCGCGTGTCCTTCGCCGACGGCACTTCGGAGGAGGCCGACGCGATCGTCTACTGCACCGGATTCCGCATGGCGTTCCCCTTCCTGGCCGAGGGCTGCCCGGCGGACCCGCTGGAGCGGGCCGTGCGGCTGTACAAGCGGGTGGTCGCGCCCGACCGCCCCGGCCTGTACTTCGTCGGTCTGATCCGCCCCGTGGGCTCGATCACCCGCCTCGTGGAAGCCCAGTCGCGGTGGGTGGCCGGGATCGCCGCCGGGGACGTCACCCTGCCGTCCGAGGACTCCATGCGCGAGGAGATCGGCGCGTACCTGCGCGCCATCGAGAAGCGCTACGGGCGGACGGAGGGTGCTTCCATCCAGGTGGACGTCGGCCCTTACCTGCGGGAGCTGCGCGAGCTCCAGGAGGCGTAG
- a CDS encoding tryptophan dimethylallyltransferase family protein — MGGHTSRQVLRLCEAAGLGGADSADYARTLLAALGPAAERPLALPPSADCFLSDDHTPVEFSLSFVPGAAPTLRVLLEPGFGADGLAANGRSGLRAVRAMARRWGFGTRRLDELEDLFFPPAPEGPLALWCALELLPGGVPKVKVYLNPAAAGQERSADTVREALHRLGHRQAFAALPEGDRHLFFALDLGAWEKPRAKVYLTHRNLSATAAAGLSRMDGGPTRSEVERFFRTAAGHGTAAGTGGRDSPAGTGPSLHRRPGITCHAFTETGSARPSGFTLHIPVRDYARHDGEALDRAVAVLRRHGMDPAPLVRALSAVTARRPEDGVGLIAYLALVHQQGRPPRITAYVSSEAYAVRPPAAEVRVPAGAAL, encoded by the coding sequence CTGGGCGGTCACACGTCAAGACAGGTCCTGCGGCTGTGCGAGGCCGCAGGACTGGGCGGGGCCGACTCCGCGGACTACGCCCGTACGCTGCTGGCGGCACTGGGCCCGGCCGCCGAACGGCCGCTCGCCCTACCGCCGTCCGCCGACTGCTTCCTCTCCGACGACCACACGCCGGTGGAGTTCTCGCTCTCCTTCGTTCCCGGTGCGGCCCCGACGCTGCGCGTGCTGCTGGAGCCGGGGTTCGGCGCCGACGGACTGGCGGCGAACGGGCGGAGCGGACTGCGGGCGGTCCGCGCCATGGCGCGCCGTTGGGGGTTCGGGACGAGGCGGCTGGACGAGCTGGAAGACCTCTTCTTCCCGCCGGCCCCCGAAGGGCCCCTGGCGCTCTGGTGCGCGCTGGAACTGCTGCCCGGCGGGGTCCCCAAGGTCAAGGTGTACCTGAACCCCGCCGCGGCCGGGCAGGAACGTTCCGCCGATACCGTGCGCGAGGCGCTGCACCGCCTCGGCCACCGGCAGGCGTTCGCCGCGCTGCCCGAGGGCGACCGCCACCTCTTCTTCGCGCTGGACCTGGGCGCGTGGGAGAAACCCCGGGCGAAGGTGTACCTCACGCACCGGAACCTGTCGGCCACGGCCGCCGCCGGCCTGTCCCGCATGGACGGCGGCCCGACGCGGTCGGAGGTCGAGAGGTTCTTCCGCACGGCGGCCGGACACGGCACCGCCGCCGGCACCGGCGGCCGCGATTCCCCGGCCGGGACGGGCCCGTCACTGCACCGGCGGCCCGGCATCACCTGCCACGCCTTCACCGAGACCGGTAGCGCCCGGCCCAGCGGATTCACCCTCCACATCCCGGTACGCGACTACGCCCGCCACGACGGGGAGGCCCTCGACCGGGCGGTGGCCGTGCTCCGCCGCCACGGCATGGACCCCGCCCCGCTGGTCCGCGCGCTGTCCGCCGTCACCGCGCGGCGCCCCGAGGACGGCGTGGGCCTGATCGCCTACCTCGCGCTCGTCCACCAGCAGGGCCGGCCGCCGCGGATCACCGCCTACGTCTCGTCGGAGGCGTACGCGGTCCGGCCGCCGGCCGCCGAGGTGCGCGTACCGGCCGGGGCCGCCCTGTGA
- a CDS encoding cytochrome P450, with the protein MHTQPTAPVPPPGCPAHEAGGRVPLYGPGFAADPQAYYAYLRHHGPTAPVELAPGVEATLVTDYSAALQLLQDSSSFRKDSRRWRALGEGQVPPDSPVVPLLAYRPNCMFTDGAEHLRLRQAVTDSMARVDQRKLSRSTEQISAYLISQFSTRGSADLLGDYARQLPLFVFNELFGCPAEIGDRVLFGISGMFDGVNAEKATEVLFGAVGELIALKRNRPGDDVTSWLMQHQAQLTDDEMMHQLALLLGAGAEPLRNLIANTLHRLLTDDRYADGGGLIDEAIDDTLWDNPPMSNYAPHYPAADMEFAGRTLRAGDLMLVSFAAANTGPALTAARQAGSNRAHLAWSAGSHACPSKEPARQITVTAIESLLNALPDVELAVPEDSLIWRPGPFNRALAALPARFTPAGPTHRGVPQARPEAAVRTEAAQAAGKPERGGKWSQFLNWLTK; encoded by the coding sequence ATGCACACCCAGCCCACCGCCCCCGTGCCCCCGCCCGGGTGCCCTGCCCACGAAGCCGGCGGCAGAGTGCCGCTGTACGGACCGGGGTTCGCGGCCGATCCCCAGGCGTACTACGCCTACCTGCGCCACCACGGTCCGACCGCGCCCGTGGAGCTCGCTCCGGGCGTGGAGGCCACCTTGGTCACCGACTACTCGGCGGCGCTGCAACTGCTCCAGGACTCCAGCTCCTTCCGCAAGGACTCGCGCCGCTGGCGGGCCCTGGGCGAGGGCCAGGTCCCGCCGGACAGCCCGGTCGTGCCGCTGCTCGCGTACCGGCCCAACTGCATGTTCACCGACGGCGCCGAGCACCTTCGGCTGCGCCAGGCGGTCACCGACAGCATGGCGCGGGTCGACCAGCGCAAGCTGAGCCGGAGCACCGAGCAGATATCCGCCTACCTGATCTCGCAGTTCTCCACCCGCGGTTCGGCCGACCTGCTCGGCGACTACGCCCGGCAGCTGCCGCTGTTCGTGTTCAACGAACTGTTCGGCTGCCCCGCGGAGATCGGCGACCGGGTCCTGTTCGGCATTTCCGGGATGTTCGACGGCGTCAACGCCGAGAAGGCGACCGAAGTGCTGTTCGGGGCCGTGGGCGAACTGATCGCGCTCAAGCGGAACCGGCCCGGCGACGACGTCACCTCCTGGCTGATGCAGCATCAAGCACAGCTGACCGACGACGAGATGATGCACCAGCTCGCCCTGCTCCTGGGCGCGGGCGCCGAGCCGCTGCGCAACCTCATCGCCAACACCCTGCACCGGCTGCTCACCGACGACCGGTACGCCGACGGCGGCGGCCTGATCGACGAGGCCATCGACGACACGCTGTGGGACAACCCGCCGATGTCGAACTACGCGCCGCACTATCCGGCCGCCGACATGGAGTTCGCCGGGCGGACGCTGCGGGCGGGCGATCTGATGCTGGTCAGTTTCGCGGCCGCCAACACGGGTCCGGCGCTGACCGCCGCCCGCCAGGCCGGCAGCAACCGGGCGCACCTGGCGTGGAGCGCGGGCTCGCACGCCTGCCCGTCGAAGGAGCCCGCCCGGCAGATCACCGTGACCGCGATCGAGAGCCTGCTCAACGCGCTCCCCGACGTCGAACTCGCGGTCCCCGAGGACAGCCTCATCTGGCGTCCCGGCCCCTTCAACCGCGCCCTCGCCGCGCTGCCCGCGCGGTTCACCCCGGCCGGGCCGACGCACCGCGGCGTGCCTCAGGCGCGCCCCGAGGCAGCCGTGCGCACCGAGGCGGCCCAGGCCGCGGGCAAGCCTGAACGCGGCGGAAAGTGGAGCCAGTTCCTCAACTGGCTCACGAAGTGA
- a CDS encoding GTP-binding protein, which translates to MDSAPSLGSQAYVRGGATQTAVKILVVGHFAVGKTTFIRTISEIPPLSTEETMTRAGESFDDLKGVRGKTTTTVAMDFGRLTISDRVVLYLFGTPGQQRFVQMWEDMARGALGALVLVDPERLADSFPVIDLIEQYGLDYAIAVNRFDGTADREARALREALDLLDDTPVVTCDARDEKSSADALITLVRYLLHRAR; encoded by the coding sequence ATGGACTCCGCGCCAAGTTTGGGTAGCCAGGCGTACGTCCGCGGCGGAGCCACGCAGACCGCGGTGAAGATCCTCGTCGTGGGGCACTTCGCCGTGGGCAAGACCACCTTCATCCGTACGATCTCGGAGATCCCCCCGCTGTCCACCGAGGAGACGATGACTCGCGCCGGCGAGTCCTTCGACGACCTCAAGGGCGTCCGGGGCAAGACCACCACCACGGTGGCCATGGACTTCGGCCGCCTGACCATCAGCGACCGCGTGGTGCTGTACCTGTTCGGAACGCCCGGTCAGCAGCGTTTCGTTCAGATGTGGGAGGACATGGCACGCGGTGCGCTCGGCGCGCTCGTGCTCGTGGACCCCGAACGGCTGGCGGACTCCTTCCCGGTGATCGACCTGATCGAGCAGTACGGCCTCGACTACGCCATCGCCGTCAACCGCTTCGACGGCACCGCCGACCGCGAGGCGCGGGCGCTGCGCGAGGCGCTCGACCTGCTCGACGACACCCCGGTCGTCACCTGCGACGCGCGCGACGAGAAGTCGTCCGCCGACGCGCTGATCACACTCGTCCGCTATTTGCTGCACCGCGCTCGCTAG